The following proteins are encoded in a genomic region of Stutzerimonas stutzeri:
- a CDS encoding molybdopterin cofactor-binding domain-containing protein, with protein MTDGSVRLEQSKNANKVRVMSVDMAIDCGPQVNPERIRAQLEGGAIMGLSMALSGEIPFGNGRVTQSNFHDYEVLPHNASPRTSRTHLVNDDHNLPPSGVGVPPVPPVAPALCNVIFAATGKQVRSLPVRTVG; from the coding sequence GTGACGGACGGATCAGTGCGATTAGAGCAGTCGAAGAACGCCAACAAGGTGCGAGTGATGAGCGTCGATATGGCGATTGACTGCGGCCCACAAGTCAACCCGGAACGTATTCGTGCGCAGCTCGAAGGTGGCGCCATCATGGGGCTGAGCATGGCGCTGAGTGGCGAGATCCCTTTTGGGAATGGGCGTGTAACCCAAAGCAACTTCCACGACTACGAAGTGCTGCCCCATAACGCATCTCCGCGAACGAGCCGTACCCATCTAGTTAACGACGACCACAACCTACCACCTAGTGGTGTAGGCGTACCCCCAGTGCCGCCAGTGGCACCGGCGCTATGCAATGTCATCTTTGCTGCAACCGGCAAACAGGTGCGTAGCTTGCCTGTGCGCACTGTGGGGTGA